A section of the Agrococcus sp. SGAir0287 genome encodes:
- a CDS encoding DUF7882 family protein: MGTLKYGNGDDATFQMDDADLAHLAAVVTAKLRRREPFLLTCLSETTRHAIWIHESSTLVYGYDAPAAAELDRARLEAMVQDTNRPAGLAVRCEAPALRSVDALATAA, from the coding sequence ATGGGCACGCTCAAGTACGGCAACGGCGACGACGCGACGTTCCAGATGGACGACGCGGACCTCGCGCACCTCGCGGCCGTGGTCACGGCGAAGCTTCGGCGCCGCGAGCCCTTCCTCCTCACGTGCCTCTCGGAGACGACGCGCCATGCGATCTGGATCCACGAGTCGAGCACGCTCGTGTACGGCTACGACGCACCCGCCGCCGCCGAGCTCGACCGCGCTCGCCTCGAGGCGATGGTGCAGGACACGAATCGTCCGGCCGGCCTCGCGGTGCGGTGCGAGGCGCCCGCGCTGCGGTCCGTCGACGCGCTCGCCACCGCAGCCTGA